From Elusimicrobiota bacterium, one genomic window encodes:
- the nadA gene encoding quinolinate synthase NadA, whose translation MASITENEIKEEAKRLMALGLHHKCVEGRLDHIAALTLEINRLKKEKNAVICAHVYQTSEIILGIGDFAGDSYKLADDSRRTAADIIVFCGVRFMAETAAVLNPSKKVYIPSLNAGCSLSESVTAEDVRGLRAAHPGAPVATYINTPAEVKAESDCIVTSANAEKILRRIYEKNKKVIFIPDKFMGANLAGVLGKTPGTDMILWNGTCVVHEHFDARVIALYRKKYPGLAVLAHAECPSDIINAVDYMGGTGDMMRYVESTNAAAYLLVTECGFGELARIKFPDKNFIAMCRLCPYMKAVTLENVLQTLKNPSKEQLVTVSPEIAARAKKAIEKMFELAA comes from the coding sequence ATGGCTTCAATAACTGAAAACGAGATAAAGGAAGAGGCCAAACGGCTGATGGCGCTGGGGCTTCACCACAAGTGCGTGGAAGGGCGGCTGGACCATATAGCGGCCCTTACGCTTGAGATAAACAGGCTTAAAAAAGAAAAAAACGCCGTGATCTGCGCGCATGTCTACCAGACGTCGGAGATAATACTGGGCATAGGGGACTTTGCGGGAGATTCTTACAAGCTGGCCGACGATTCGCGCCGTACGGCGGCTGATATAATTGTTTTCTGCGGCGTGCGTTTCATGGCCGAAACCGCGGCCGTTTTAAATCCCTCGAAGAAAGTTTATATTCCCTCCCTCAATGCCGGCTGCTCCCTCAGTGAAAGCGTGACCGCCGAAGATGTGCGCGGGCTCAGGGCCGCGCATCCCGGCGCGCCGGTGGCGACTTACATAAACACCCCGGCTGAAGTTAAGGCGGAGTCCGACTGCATTGTGACAAGCGCCAACGCCGAAAAGATATTGCGCCGTATCTACGAAAAGAATAAAAAGGTGATTTTTATCCCCGACAAGTTCATGGGTGCGAATTTGGCCGGGGTTTTGGGTAAAACGCCCGGCACGGATATGATCTTGTGGAATGGGACCTGCGTGGTGCATGAACATTTTGACGCGCGCGTAATAGCGCTTTACCGGAAAAAATATCCCGGCTTAGCGGTGCTCGCGCACGCGGAGTGCCCCTCCGACATAATAAACGCCGTGGATTATATGGGCGGCACCGGCGACATGATGCGCTATGTGGAAAGCACTAACGCCGCCGCCTATCTGCTGGTCACGGAGTGCGGTTTCGGGGAGCTGGCGCGCATAAAATTTCCGGATAAAAATTTCATCGCCATGTGCCGACTGTGCCCGTATATGAAAGCCGTTACGCTTGAAAATGTCCTTCAAACGCTTAAAAATCCTTCAAAGGAACAGCTTGTAACGGTCTCCCCCGAAATCGCGGCCCGTGCTAAAAAAGCCATAGAAAAAATGTTCGAGCTGGCCGCATAA
- the rlmN gene encoding 23S rRNA (adenine(2503)-C(2))-methyltransferase RlmN: MTGPDLRNYIRAELAEILISLGGKKSGAARVFDCLYRKNAGTFEAIDGISESVRGKLAAGYSLARVSATDRQVSADGTAKLLFRFPDGAAVESVVVPGKDRVSACLSSQAGCACGCAFCATGKLGFKRDLSTSEILGQFVSCQREAGGVLNSVVFMGMGEPFLNWENVKKSILILSDNKGYNFPQTKMTVSTVGIVPVIRELAESDLKIKLAISIITADESQRAGLVPMDAKYPLAEVVEAARRYCLARGAQVFFEYIVFSGENDSPSAAEKFIKLIRGIDCRVNLIPHNPWRGSPGAVGRPVRAKEFQRLLIAAGIRTYLRIEKGSDIMAACGQLAGREL; encoded by the coding sequence ATGACAGGGCCGGATCTTAGAAATTATATCCGCGCTGAGCTTGCGGAGATACTGATTTCGCTTGGCGGGAAAAAATCCGGCGCGGCGCGGGTGTTTGACTGTCTGTACAGAAAAAACGCCGGGACCTTTGAGGCGATTGACGGCATTTCTGAAAGTGTCAGAGGCAAACTCGCGGCCGGATATTCCCTGGCACGGGTTTCGGCAACGGACAGACAGGTTTCGGCGGACGGAACGGCAAAACTGCTTTTCAGGTTTCCTGACGGCGCGGCGGTCGAAAGCGTTGTGGTGCCAGGCAAAGACAGGGTTTCCGCCTGTTTGTCTTCACAGGCCGGCTGCGCCTGCGGCTGCGCTTTTTGCGCCACAGGTAAGCTTGGGTTTAAGCGTGACCTTTCCACCTCCGAAATATTGGGCCAGTTCGTCTCCTGCCAACGCGAAGCGGGCGGCGTCCTGAACAGCGTGGTGTTTATGGGGATGGGCGAGCCTTTTTTAAACTGGGAAAACGTTAAAAAAAGCATACTTATCCTTTCCGATAATAAGGGTTATAACTTTCCGCAGACAAAAATGACGGTGTCAACGGTGGGTATCGTGCCGGTGATAAGGGAACTTGCGGAATCGGACCTTAAGATAAAACTGGCTATATCCATAATAACCGCCGATGAAAGCCAAAGGGCGGGACTTGTGCCGATGGACGCAAAATATCCTTTGGCGGAGGTGGTGGAGGCTGCGCGGCGGTATTGCCTGGCCAGGGGCGCTCAGGTGTTTTTTGAATACATTGTTTTTAGCGGGGAAAACGATTCCCCTTCGGCCGCGGAAAAATTCATTAAGCTGATCAGGGGCATTGACTGCCGGGTAAACCTTATCCCGCATAACCCGTGGCGCGGAAGCCCCGGCGCCGTGGGCCGCCCCGTGCGGGCCAAAGAATTCCAGAGGCTGTTGATCGCGGCCGGAATACGGACGTATCTGCGCATTGAAAAAGGTTCGGATATAATGGCGGCCTGCGGTCAACTCGCGGGCAGGGAGCTGTAG
- a CDS encoding class A beta-lactamase-related serine hydrolase yields MPQNKPLENNSCRRYWFAIPVFIAGMCAGYFLEDIWPGAGSVLSESTEVRQEGYKFINPLLECENSSARISVLIRSFRKDLLALVALHSKRGDISDTSIYFRDLNSGPWYGYKEQDKFRPASLLKIPIAMSFYKAAEDNPGILKKQIRFTVERPMPPDRVQTITPKRKIELGKEYTVEQLIEAMIRYSDNQALFLLYGSIPDSYLFDLYKALGVENDVIEKFDGELSVKSFATFYRILFNASYLDRAHSEQLLFFLSESEYENALVAGLPDGVLAAHKFGEGGTLSAERQLEDCGIVYYPGRPYLLCVMAKGRKLSNLEKYIKAISSLVYGSINSSMRKK; encoded by the coding sequence ATGCCGCAAAACAAGCCTTTAGAAAACAATTCATGCCGGCGTTATTGGTTTGCCATCCCTGTGTTTATTGCCGGGATGTGCGCGGGGTATTTCCTGGAAGACATCTGGCCGGGGGCCGGGAGCGTCTTAAGTGAGAGCACGGAAGTCCGCCAGGAAGGTTACAAGTTTATCAACCCGCTGCTGGAATGCGAGAACAGCTCGGCACGGATAAGCGTGTTGATACGCTCTTTTAGGAAAGATCTTTTAGCTTTGGTGGCGCTCCATTCCAAAAGAGGGGACATATCAGATACCTCTATTTATTTCAGGGACCTGAATAGCGGTCCCTGGTACGGGTATAAGGAACAGGATAAGTTCCGGCCCGCCAGCCTTTTAAAAATCCCGATAGCGATGTCGTTTTATAAAGCCGCGGAAGACAACCCCGGGATCCTGAAAAAACAGATAAGATTTACGGTGGAACGCCCGATGCCTCCCGACAGGGTGCAAACCATAACTCCGAAAAGGAAAATTGAGCTGGGGAAGGAGTATACGGTCGAACAGCTTATTGAGGCTATGATCAGGTATTCCGATAACCAGGCTCTTTTTCTGCTTTACGGAAGTATCCCTGACTCTTATTTGTTCGACCTCTACAAAGCCCTCGGCGTGGAAAATGACGTTATTGAAAAATTTGACGGGGAGTTATCCGTAAAGTCTTTCGCCACCTTTTACCGGATCCTTTTCAATGCTTCATATCTGGACAGGGCGCATTCCGAGCAGCTCCTGTTTTTTCTGAGCGAAAGCGAATATGAAAACGCGTTAGTCGCCGGGCTTCCGGACGGGGTTCTGGCGGCCCACAAATTCGGCGAAGGCGGAACTTTGAGCGCGGAACGCCAGTTGGAGGATTGCGGGATAGTATATTACCCAGGGCGGCCCTACCTTTTGTGCGTCATGGCTAAGGGCAGAAAGCTAAGCAATCTTGAAAAATATATTAAAGCCATTTCCAGCCTTGTCTACGGCAGCATCAATTCCTCCATGCGGAAGAAATAA
- the tsaA gene encoding tRNA (N6-threonylcarbamoyladenosine(37)-N6)-methyltransferase TrmO — MLSKQKAAYPEITGLKIIGVLESCFQEKFGTPRQPQLAPGARAKLRIYPQYAPEHSLIGLSGFSHVWLLSWFHLNTNKTFHPKIHPPRLKGGKIGVFASRSPHRPNPVGLSLAKLERVENDTLYLSGLDLVNGTPIFDVKPYLPASDSADRAHAGWTARSAFPVLKVAFSPRALKDIRVIEAAGRQNFRVLIADTLRHDPRNARDLAQMKDGMDLGFFLWNHDVHFAVTGDTATVLRVETGTKFEKKFRREKPKNTD, encoded by the coding sequence ATGCTTTCAAAACAAAAAGCGGCTTACCCTGAAATTACGGGGTTAAAAATAATCGGCGTGCTGGAATCCTGTTTTCAGGAAAAATTCGGGACTCCCCGCCAGCCGCAGCTGGCGCCCGGCGCCCGGGCCAAGCTGCGTATTTATCCGCAATACGCCCCGGAGCACTCCCTTATCGGATTATCGGGATTCAGCCATGTGTGGCTCCTGTCGTGGTTCCATTTAAACACAAATAAAACCTTCCACCCTAAAATTCATCCGCCGCGCCTCAAAGGCGGCAAGATAGGGGTTTTCGCCTCGCGTTCACCCCACCGCCCAAATCCCGTGGGCCTGTCGCTCGCGAAACTTGAGCGCGTGGAGAATGACACGCTTTATCTTTCGGGGCTGGACCTGGTAAACGGCACTCCGATTTTTGACGTCAAACCATACCTTCCCGCAAGCGACAGCGCGGACAGGGCGCACGCCGGCTGGACAGCGCGCAGCGCTTTCCCCGTGTTAAAAGTGGCGTTTTCTCCGCGGGCGCTTAAGGATATCCGCGTAATTGAAGCGGCGGGCAGGCAGAATTTCAGGGTATTGATAGCCGATACGCTCCGGCATGACCCGCGAAACGCCCGCGACCTGGCGCAGATGAAAGACGGCATGGACCTGGGATTTTTTCTGTGGAATCACGACGTGCATTTTGCAGTGACCGGAGATACGGCAACCGTTTTGCGCGTGGAAACCGGGACAAAATTCGAAAAAAAATTCCGCCGGGAAAAGCCAAAAAACACCGACTGA
- a CDS encoding DUF5916 domain-containing protein, translated as MNYTSRTKVGFHRHTLLRLLFLFSLCFQAQIAACQPVLEVPYLDTPPVIDGIIDEPVWEKAKKTTDFTQLQPKEGAPMTEETVAYIGYDSRNLYIAFHAKDAEPQRIRANMTPRDQISGDDWVGIILDTFGDQRRAYEFFSNPLGIQMDIFSHAGNEDLAPDFVWYAAGKITPDGYTAEFRIPLKSLRFPDIEKQHWRISFVRNIERKNEKAVWPLFHNDSGSLFSQMANLTGIHGIAPGGRLELIPEFTASRTIPVESENNAFHLDSWNMRAGLNARYGINPNWAMDAAYNPDFSQVEADQPQVQVNQRFPLFFPEKRPFFMEGADLFSTPLRIVNTRTIVDPLYGLKLTGKQDAWSGGALLADDRSRNGSSFNILRLNRDIGSESTMGAVYSGRELGGGEYNRVTGIDGKLQLSKLYTMQYQGVGSFTKEGGAVPVEGTAYNISLQRNARHFGFSASYDDYQPDFQADSGFFQRVDIRTGGADLWYNFWPSSGSLLSWAPKAGYWRTYDHRGTLTDDSPYAGFSLSFPLQIYFGLTYCPHTLERFGGINFHKKTWSVSISAEPTRYLSGSVSGSIGEQINYDAATPFLGNSAQASLSLTLKPTDRLSVQQLYLKSRLDTKAGDRIFDENIWQTNARFQWSKEISSRVIYQYSTLEHSGFTDLLISYLLVPGTSFYAGYDLAFDGSGGTLRRTSELFFTKLSYSFRI; from the coding sequence ATGAATTACACATCCCGCACGAAAGTCGGTTTTCACAGACACACATTGCTGCGGCTGCTATTCCTGTTCAGCCTCTGCTTCCAGGCTCAAATTGCCGCATGCCAGCCGGTTTTGGAAGTCCCATATCTGGACACACCGCCTGTCATTGACGGAATAATTGACGAACCTGTATGGGAAAAAGCGAAAAAAACAACGGATTTCACACAGCTTCAGCCTAAAGAAGGCGCGCCCATGACGGAGGAAACGGTCGCCTATATAGGTTACGATTCTCGCAATCTTTATATCGCTTTCCACGCCAAAGACGCGGAGCCGCAAAGGATCCGCGCCAATATGACTCCCCGCGATCAGATATCAGGAGACGACTGGGTGGGGATCATTCTGGACACTTTCGGCGACCAGCGCCGGGCCTACGAGTTCTTCTCAAACCCGCTGGGAATTCAAATGGATATTTTCTCGCACGCGGGCAATGAAGACCTGGCGCCGGATTTTGTCTGGTACGCCGCGGGCAAAATCACCCCTGACGGTTATACGGCCGAGTTCAGGATCCCATTGAAAAGCCTGCGCTTTCCTGATATCGAAAAACAGCATTGGAGAATCTCTTTCGTAAGAAATATCGAACGAAAGAACGAGAAGGCCGTTTGGCCGCTTTTCCACAATGATTCCGGAAGCCTGTTTTCCCAGATGGCGAACCTGACGGGTATTCATGGCATCGCCCCCGGAGGGCGGCTGGAACTGATCCCTGAATTTACGGCTTCCAGGACTATTCCTGTTGAATCCGAGAATAATGCTTTCCACCTGGATTCCTGGAATATGCGCGCGGGCTTAAACGCCCGCTACGGAATCAATCCCAATTGGGCCATGGACGCCGCCTACAATCCGGATTTCAGCCAGGTTGAGGCGGACCAGCCGCAGGTTCAGGTAAACCAGAGATTTCCTTTGTTTTTTCCCGAAAAGAGGCCGTTTTTTATGGAAGGGGCGGATTTGTTCTCCACCCCGCTGCGCATTGTCAATACACGCACGATCGTCGATCCGCTATACGGGCTTAAACTCACGGGCAAACAGGACGCCTGGTCCGGCGGCGCCCTGCTGGCCGACGATCGCAGCCGTAACGGGTCCTCCTTCAATATCCTCCGGCTGAACCGCGACATAGGTTCGGAATCCACCATGGGCGCCGTTTACAGCGGCCGCGAGCTGGGCGGGGGGGAATATAACCGCGTCACCGGCATAGACGGGAAACTTCAGCTCAGCAAACTTTACACTATGCAATATCAGGGCGTGGGCAGCTTCACCAAAGAGGGAGGGGCAGTGCCTGTTGAGGGGACGGCTTATAATATCAGCCTGCAGAGAAACGCCAGGCACTTCGGTTTCTCCGCGTCATACGACGATTATCAGCCCGATTTCCAGGCGGACAGCGGTTTTTTCCAGAGAGTGGACATACGCACCGGCGGAGCCGATCTTTGGTATAACTTCTGGCCCTCCAGCGGCAGCCTGCTTTCCTGGGCACCCAAGGCCGGTTATTGGAGAACTTATGACCACCGGGGAACATTAACGGACGACAGTCCATATGCGGGGTTCAGTCTGAGCTTTCCGCTGCAGATATACTTCGGCTTAACTTATTGCCCGCACACCCTGGAGCGTTTCGGAGGAATAAACTTCCACAAGAAAACATGGAGCGTCAGTATCTCAGCCGAGCCGACAAGATATCTGTCAGGCTCGGTTTCCGGCAGCATAGGCGAACAGATAAATTATGACGCCGCGACCCCGTTTTTGGGAAATTCCGCGCAGGCAAGCCTGTCGTTGACGCTTAAGCCCACCGACCGCCTGTCGGTTCAGCAGCTTTACCTCAAAAGCCGGCTTGACACAAAAGCGGGAGACCGCATATTTGACGAAAACATCTGGCAGACCAACGCCCGCTTTCAGTGGAGCAAGGAAATTTCAAGCAGAGTTATCTATCAATACAGCACCCTCGAGCATTCCGGCTTCACCGATCTTCTTATAAGCTATCTGCTGGTACCGGGAACCTCATTCTACGCGGGGTACGACCTGGCTTTTGACGGAAGCGGCGGCACCCTCAGGAGAACCAGCGAATTGTTTTTCACGAAACTTTCTTACTCGTTTAGAATATGA
- a CDS encoding class I SAM-dependent methyltransferase produces MKLKNDWHKDFFNNSFYNPASPAAVEKAPSEALFVLRQLKLKKGAALLDLCCGPGRHSVEFAKKGMAVTGYDFSKDYLKEAAARAKKRKVKLRLVRGDMRELKHKNEFDAAVNLFTSFGYFQKFSDDLKVLKGLSRALKPGGRLMIDVVHGDFVRAHFRPRNWTELPGGGFHLEKTLFQKSRKGVFNTWTILIPGKKPASRSFYTRLYDKKSMSAALKTAGLRPLKFWGSFKGRPLTPKRNRLIVLAIKAGK; encoded by the coding sequence ATGAAACTTAAGAACGACTGGCACAAGGATTTTTTCAACAATTCCTTTTACAACCCGGCTTCGCCGGCGGCAGTGGAAAAAGCGCCATCCGAGGCGCTTTTTGTTTTAAGGCAGTTGAAACTTAAAAAGGGCGCGGCTCTGCTGGATCTTTGCTGCGGGCCTGGCAGGCACTCAGTGGAATTTGCCAAAAAAGGCATGGCAGTTACAGGCTATGATTTCTCAAAAGATTACCTGAAAGAAGCCGCAGCCCGCGCCAAAAAACGCAAAGTAAAACTCCGCCTTGTCCGCGGAGATATGCGGGAACTTAAACACAAAAACGAGTTTGACGCCGCGGTCAACCTTTTCACCAGCTTCGGTTATTTCCAGAAGTTCTCGGACGACCTGAAAGTTTTAAAGGGGCTCTCCCGCGCGCTGAAACCCGGCGGCAGGCTGATGATAGACGTTGTTCACGGAGATTTTGTGCGCGCGCACTTCCGCCCCCGCAACTGGACGGAACTGCCAGGCGGGGGCTTCCACCTTGAAAAAACCTTGTTTCAAAAAAGCCGGAAAGGTGTTTTTAACACCTGGACCATATTAATACCCGGCAAAAAACCGGCCAGCCGCAGTTTTTACACCCGCCTCTACGACAAAAAGTCGATGAGCGCGGCGCTCAAAACCGCGGGCTTGCGGCCCCTGAAATTCTGGGGAAGCTTCAAAGGCCGCCCGCTCACCCCAAAACGCAACCGCCTTATAGTATTGGCAATAAAAGCCGGCAAGTGA
- a CDS encoding GNAT family N-acetyltransferase, whose amino-acid sequence MADLLVKLYSLPESGGVYSALKEKGIELKRAIGPEKTAVVGWVLANFSKAWASEADVAFSQNPPGIFIALKDSGIIGFACYDTTAKGFFGPIGVAEKARTGGLGKGLLLRTLEAMREAGYGYAIVGWAGPVDFFKKTVGAVVIEGSEPGVYKNLVKG is encoded by the coding sequence ATGGCGGACCTGCTGGTAAAACTCTACTCCCTGCCGGAAAGCGGCGGGGTTTATTCCGCGCTTAAAGAAAAAGGCATTGAACTAAAGCGGGCCATCGGCCCGGAAAAAACAGCGGTGGTCGGGTGGGTGCTGGCCAATTTTTCAAAAGCCTGGGCAAGCGAGGCGGATGTGGCATTTTCGCAAAATCCGCCCGGCATTTTTATCGCCCTTAAAGACAGCGGCATAATCGGCTTTGCCTGTTATGACACCACCGCCAAGGGCTTTTTCGGGCCTATCGGCGTTGCGGAGAAGGCGCGGACAGGGGGACTCGGCAAGGGCCTGCTCTTGAGGACACTGGAAGCCATGCGTGAAGCCGGCTACGGTTATGCCATAGTGGGCTGGGCCGGGCCTGTGGATTTCTTCAAAAAGACGGTGGGCGCGGTGGTTATTGAGGGTTCCGAGCCGGGAGTATACAAGAATCTCGTAAAAGGGTGA
- a CDS encoding bifunctional 5,10-methylenetetrahydrofolate dehydrogenase/5,10-methenyltetrahydrofolate cyclohydrolase has product MLLLEGKTLSAEILGPLTPRVEAVKARLGRPPSLAIINYFPDSPSAVYVKRKAAACEKIGIAVKLFRPADADGYASLKTLLARLGADAACDAIMLERPLPDGFETLETWDALPAAKDVDGLSSLNMGRLAIARKFSEIETGGFFTPCTALAVIRLMRFYGIDPAGKVIAVAGRSAIVGKPLAQMLTMLDATVTLCHTKTPDLPGIFKRSDIVISAAGRPRWIKKELLSKDAVVIDVGTNFDENGKMCGDADFENIKDSVKAATPVPGGVGPVTLACLLEAAVAAAEKTRK; this is encoded by the coding sequence ATGCTTTTACTTGAAGGAAAAACCCTTTCGGCTGAAATACTGGGCCCGCTTACTCCGCGCGTGGAAGCGGTGAAGGCCCGGCTGGGCCGTCCTCCGTCGCTTGCCATAATAAACTACTTTCCGGATTCCCCCTCCGCCGTTTATGTAAAGCGCAAGGCGGCCGCCTGCGAAAAGATCGGGATAGCGGTAAAACTTTTCAGGCCCGCGGACGCCGACGGCTACGCTTCCCTTAAAACCCTGCTGGCCCGCCTGGGCGCGGACGCCGCCTGCGACGCTATCATGCTTGAACGCCCGCTGCCGGACGGCTTTGAGACCCTTGAAACCTGGGACGCTCTGCCCGCCGCCAAGGACGTGGACGGCCTGTCCTCCCTCAATATGGGCCGGCTCGCGATCGCCAGGAAATTTTCAGAAATAGAAACCGGCGGCTTTTTCACGCCTTGCACGGCGCTGGCGGTAATACGCCTGATGAGGTTTTACGGCATAGATCCCGCCGGGAAAGTCATAGCCGTGGCCGGCCGCTCGGCGATAGTCGGAAAGCCGCTCGCGCAGATGCTGACAATGCTTGACGCCACCGTTACGCTTTGCCACACCAAAACGCCGGACCTGCCCGGGATCTTTAAACGAAGCGATATCGTGATAAGCGCGGCGGGCAGGCCCCGCTGGATCAAAAAGGAACTGCTTTCAAAAGACGCCGTTGTGATAGACGTGGGCACTAATTTTGACGAGAACGGGAAAATGTGCGGAGACGCGGATTTTGAGAACATAAAAGACAGCGTCAAAGCCGCCACGCCCGTTCCGGGCGGCGTGGGCCCCGTGACTCTGGCCTGCCTGCTTGAAGCCGCGGTTGCGGCCGCTGAGAAAACCCGAAAATAG
- a CDS encoding FAD-dependent oxidoreductase: MERIIEHPVLEIEEKKKLHFTFEGRELEALEDEVISSALFASGVKIFSYHKKDRSPQGIFCANGQCAQCTVIADGLPVKACVTKVKEGMKVAALCGLPKMPRTVCVQEFGRVEEIEVDALIVGGGPSGLAAAAELGKLNISTLVIDDKHKLGGKLVLQTHKFFGSVEDCFAGTRGIDIADKLEDQLKAYPSVKVWVNASCVAVFSDKRAGVVYDGGYCLIKPKAFISATGAREKTLAFEGNTLPGVYGAGAFQTLVNRDLVRPSKNLFIVGGGNVGLIAAYHALQAGIKVAGLIEAADRCGGYKVHLDKIKRLGVPVYTRHTVVSANGKTEVESVTVAQVDENFKPLKGTEKTFAADTLLVAVGLNPVDEFHAQALAFGMNAFVCGDAEEIAEASAAMFSGRITAHKVLKSLGVMTGPVPQFWFERLQTLKARPGKTHESAARDHDKAVYPVLHCRQEIPCDPCATVCPKKSIKIPKNSMMDIPKFEGDCIGCYKCLLICPGLAVTLVDKRKDQKSPTVALPFEIGRGLVKKGDAIKLTDCEGAELGDAQVADVKDFKAENTMIIIAKTTAAIADRAAGLKLYKQQKPERTAGGFSAMPDSVIICRCERVTLGEIRKAIRSGIRDLNQLKAVTRAGMGACGAKTCASLMAGIYKSEGVDPKEVTALSQRPLFVEVPLGTFSNIKCRPEEEEKASWSGF; encoded by the coding sequence ATGGAACGAATAATCGAACACCCCGTGCTTGAAATTGAAGAAAAAAAGAAACTCCATTTTACCTTTGAGGGGCGGGAATTGGAGGCGCTTGAGGACGAGGTTATTTCCTCGGCTTTGTTCGCTTCCGGAGTTAAGATTTTCAGCTATCATAAAAAAGACCGCAGTCCGCAGGGCATTTTCTGCGCCAACGGCCAATGCGCCCAATGCACCGTAATAGCCGACGGCCTGCCGGTAAAGGCCTGCGTGACGAAGGTAAAAGAAGGCATGAAGGTGGCCGCTCTCTGCGGCCTGCCGAAAATGCCGCGGACCGTCTGCGTGCAGGAGTTCGGGCGTGTTGAAGAAATTGAAGTGGACGCTCTTATTGTGGGGGGCGGCCCCTCGGGACTTGCCGCCGCGGCGGAGCTGGGAAAGCTTAACATAAGCACGCTTGTAATAGATGATAAACACAAACTTGGCGGCAAGCTTGTGCTGCAGACGCATAAATTTTTCGGGTCGGTGGAGGACTGTTTCGCCGGCACCAGAGGCATAGACATAGCCGATAAGCTGGAGGACCAGCTTAAGGCGTACCCCTCCGTGAAGGTATGGGTGAACGCCTCCTGCGTCGCCGTTTTTTCAGACAAGCGAGCCGGCGTGGTTTATGACGGCGGCTACTGCCTTATAAAGCCCAAAGCTTTTATAAGCGCCACCGGCGCCAGGGAAAAAACGCTGGCTTTTGAAGGAAATACCCTGCCGGGCGTTTACGGCGCGGGGGCCTTCCAGACTTTAGTGAACCGCGATCTGGTGCGGCCGTCAAAAAATCTGTTCATAGTCGGCGGGGGCAATGTGGGGCTTATCGCCGCGTATCACGCCCTGCAGGCCGGCATAAAAGTGGCCGGTCTTATAGAGGCCGCGGACCGCTGCGGCGGCTATAAGGTGCATCTGGATAAAATAAAGCGTCTGGGAGTTCCGGTTTACACCCGCCACACAGTGGTCAGCGCCAACGGGAAAACCGAGGTGGAGTCTGTCACGGTGGCGCAAGTGGACGAAAATTTCAAGCCGCTTAAAGGCACGGAAAAAACCTTCGCGGCCGACACGCTGCTGGTGGCGGTGGGGTTAAACCCCGTTGACGAATTCCATGCCCAGGCACTGGCTTTCGGGATGAACGCTTTCGTATGCGGCGACGCGGAAGAGATAGCCGAGGCGTCGGCGGCTATGTTCAGCGGCAGGATAACCGCGCACAAGGTGCTTAAAAGCCTTGGCGTGATGACAGGTCCCGTGCCGCAGTTCTGGTTTGAGCGCCTGCAAACCCTTAAGGCGCGCCCGGGCAAAACACATGAAAGCGCAGCAAGGGATCATGATAAAGCCGTTTATCCCGTGCTTCACTGCCGCCAGGAGATCCCCTGCGACCCTTGCGCCACGGTCTGCCCTAAAAAATCCATAAAAATACCTAAAAATAGCATGATGGATATCCCGAAATTCGAAGGTGACTGCATAGGCTGCTACAAATGCCTGCTCATCTGTCCGGGGCTTGCCGTTACTCTGGTCGACAAGCGCAAAGACCAGAAAAGTCCCACAGTGGCGCTTCCTTTTGAAATCGGCCGCGGCCTCGTAAAAAAAGGGGACGCCATAAAGCTTACCGACTGCGAAGGCGCGGAGCTTGGGGACGCGCAGGTGGCGGATGTGAAGGATTTTAAGGCCGAAAACACCATGATAATAATAGCGAAAACAACGGCCGCCATTGCCGACAGGGCCGCCGGCCTGAAACTTTACAAGCAGCAGAAGCCGGAAAGAACGGCCGGAGGTTTTTCCGCAATGCCGGACTCGGTCATTATATGCCGCTGCGAGCGGGTTACGCTAGGCGAAATACGAAAAGCTATCCGCTCCGGCATAAGGGATTTAAACCAGCTCAAAGCCGTCACGCGCGCCGGCATGGGCGCCTGCGGAGCAAAAACCTGCGCTTCGCTCATGGCCGGTATTTATAAGAGCGAAGGCGTGGACCCGAAGGAAGTTACGGCATTAAGCCAGAGGCCGCTTTTTGTGGAAGTGCCGCTCGGGACTTTTTCAAATATCAAGTGCCGTCCTGAAGAAGAGGAAAAGGCCTCCTGGAGCGGGTTTTAA